From a region of the Chitinophaga caseinilytica genome:
- a CDS encoding aspartyl protease family protein, translating into MGAKSIFHVIILILSLLYAPCETYAQGAETVHHEPEARLITRFPFKQFYGGVVVVSARLNDHPDTLQFLLDTGSAGISLDTATCVRLGLKVTPSDKVVRGLAASKNISYAADNTLHLPGLSVDSLDFHINNYELISQVYGIQIDGIIGYSLLHRYIMQVDYDKEEIAMWSNGAFKYPRGGQTLKPNLTFIPVVGAPLRSGKRNVNHRYYFDTGAGMCLLLTTQFVKDSSLLVKRKAKVIPTEAQGLGGKMQMYITTMSEFRVGNYTFRNVPTYLFDDITNITSYPSLAGMIGNDLLRRFNLTLNYAKKEIHLIPNTHYRDHFDYSYTGLIIYLIDNRIEVTDVIRNSPAEKAGFKVGDVILAINNNFSTNLQLYRDILKNIGTRPKLLLMRNNELLVKQLPIRSIL; encoded by the coding sequence ATGGGAGCCAAATCCATTTTTCACGTTATCATCCTGATCCTGAGCCTGCTGTATGCCCCGTGTGAAACCTACGCACAGGGAGCCGAAACTGTCCACCACGAACCAGAAGCCCGGCTCATCACCCGCTTCCCCTTCAAGCAGTTCTACGGAGGCGTTGTGGTTGTTTCCGCCCGTCTCAACGATCATCCGGACACTCTCCAGTTTTTGCTGGACACCGGCAGCGCCGGCATTTCGCTGGACACGGCCACCTGCGTACGCCTCGGCCTGAAAGTGACCCCGTCGGATAAGGTGGTCCGCGGCCTCGCCGCCAGCAAGAACATCTCCTACGCGGCAGACAACACCCTTCACCTGCCGGGCCTCAGCGTAGACAGCCTCGATTTTCATATCAATAATTACGAGCTTATCAGCCAGGTATATGGCATCCAGATAGACGGTATCATCGGTTACAGCCTCCTCCACCGCTACATCATGCAGGTGGATTATGACAAGGAAGAAATCGCCATGTGGTCTAACGGCGCGTTCAAATATCCCCGCGGCGGACAAACCCTCAAGCCCAACCTGACCTTCATCCCCGTGGTGGGCGCCCCGCTCCGCAGCGGCAAGCGCAACGTGAACCACCGGTATTATTTCGATACCGGCGCCGGGATGTGCCTGCTGCTCACTACGCAGTTCGTGAAAGACAGCTCCCTGCTCGTGAAACGCAAAGCCAAAGTGATTCCCACCGAAGCGCAGGGCCTCGGCGGGAAGATGCAGATGTACATCACCACCATGAGCGAATTCCGCGTCGGGAATTATACTTTCCGGAATGTGCCCACCTATCTGTTCGACGATATTACCAACATCACCTCCTACCCTTCGCTGGCGGGGATGATCGGCAACGACCTGCTGCGGCGCTTCAATCTTACCCTCAATTACGCCAAAAAGGAAATCCATCTTATCCCCAACACCCACTACCGCGATCATTTCGACTATTCCTACACCGGCCTCATCATTTACCTGATCGATAACCGGATCGAGGTGACGGACGTGATCCGCAATTCGCCGGCGGAAAAAGCCGGGTTCAAGGTGGGAGATGTGATCCTGGCCATCAACAACAATTTTTCCACCAATCTCCAGCTCTACCGCGACATTCTCAAGAACATCGGTACCCGCCCGAAACTGCTGCTCATGCGCAACAACGAGCTCCTGGTAAAGCAACTGCCCATCCGCAGCATATTGTAA
- the mqnC gene encoding cyclic dehypoxanthinyl futalosine synthase: MQLQDLYRKAQQFEFLTAEEGVFMFQNAPLAELMEIANELRKQQVPSGKVTWQIDRNVNTTNVCTANCKFCNFYRIPGHKEAYITDIEEYKVKIEETFKYGGDQLLLQGGHHPELGLKFYVDLFRQLKQLYPHLRLHTLGPPEVAHVTKLEKSTHIEVLRALKEAGMDSLPGAGAEILNDRVRRLISKGKCGAAEWLDVMRAAHKLNIASSATMMFGHVETLLERFEHLVDIRQVQSEKPEGHYGFTAFIPWTFQDVDTLLARIRGVHNTSTAEEYIRMIAMCRIMLPNIKNIQASWLTVGKQVAQLCLHAGANDFGSIMIEENVVSAAGAPHRFTYKSMQDAIREAGFEPQLRNQLYEYRDIPESIQEQVINY; the protein is encoded by the coding sequence ATGCAATTACAGGATTTATACAGGAAAGCACAGCAGTTTGAATTTCTCACGGCGGAAGAAGGCGTTTTCATGTTCCAGAACGCGCCCCTGGCCGAATTGATGGAAATCGCCAATGAACTGAGGAAGCAACAGGTACCCTCCGGCAAGGTGACCTGGCAGATAGACAGGAACGTGAATACCACGAACGTATGCACCGCCAATTGCAAGTTCTGCAACTTCTACCGGATCCCCGGGCATAAGGAAGCCTATATCACTGATATTGAAGAATATAAAGTCAAAATAGAAGAAACCTTCAAATACGGCGGCGACCAGCTCCTCCTGCAGGGCGGCCACCACCCGGAACTGGGGCTCAAATTCTATGTAGACCTCTTCCGACAGCTCAAACAGCTGTATCCCCACCTCCGCCTCCACACCCTCGGGCCCCCGGAAGTGGCGCACGTCACCAAACTCGAAAAAAGCACGCATATCGAAGTGCTCCGCGCACTCAAGGAAGCCGGGATGGACTCCCTGCCCGGCGCAGGCGCCGAAATCCTCAACGACCGCGTCCGCCGGCTCATCTCCAAAGGCAAATGCGGCGCTGCGGAATGGCTCGACGTCATGCGCGCGGCTCATAAGCTCAACATCGCATCCTCCGCCACCATGATGTTCGGCCACGTGGAAACCTTGCTCGAAAGGTTCGAACATTTGGTAGACATCCGGCAGGTACAGTCCGAAAAGCCGGAAGGGCACTACGGCTTCACCGCCTTCATCCCCTGGACGTTCCAGGACGTAGACACCCTGCTGGCGCGCATCCGCGGCGTCCACAACACGTCTACCGCAGAAGAATACATCCGCATGATCGCCATGTGCCGCATCATGCTGCCCAATATCAAAAACATCCAGGCATCCTGGCTCACCGTCGGCAAACAGGTAGCGCAACTGTGCCTCCATGCCGGCGCCAACGATTTCGGGTCGATCATGATCGAAGAAAACGTAGTGAGCGCCGCCGGCGCACCGCACCGGTTCACCTACAAATCCATGCAGGACGCCATCCGCGAAGCCGGCTTCGAACCGCAGCTCCGCAACCAGCTTTACGAATACCGCGACATCCCCGAATCCATCCAGGAACAGGTGATCAATTACTGA
- a CDS encoding pitrilysin family protein codes for MINRRKAPAIKDAVNFDIQLKPLEQFRLDNGIPVYVVRSSEQETLQLELVFPAGSWYESENLVASATNFLMKNGTSAHSALEINEMIEYYGAYLNRGAFHENATYTLHCLSKHITELLPTLQEVIQDPVFPEQELAIFTQNMKQKLAVNLQKSEFVANRHIDKYLFGEFHPYGRVSSMMAYDALQTESLRGFYQQHYTYNNCKIFLAGNLPDNIIPLLNQYFGTTKWNGERHNLRPEMPILPAEEKKYRIFNDENGVQGSIRVARAFPNRYHPDFPKMLVLNTIFGGYFGSRLMSNIREEKGYTYGIHSQLYNFRQAGALNIQTEAGRDVCEKAIAEIYLEMNRLREEPIPEEELSLVRNFMIGSILGDLDGAFQVIQRWKNLILNDLDENYFYNNIRTIKTISAEELQQMARLYLVPEDFYELIVI; via the coding sequence ATGATCAACAGAAGAAAGGCACCCGCAATAAAAGACGCAGTAAACTTCGACATACAACTCAAGCCGCTGGAGCAGTTTCGGCTAGACAACGGCATACCCGTTTACGTGGTGCGCTCCTCCGAGCAGGAAACCCTGCAGCTGGAGCTGGTGTTCCCGGCAGGTAGCTGGTACGAATCGGAGAACCTCGTGGCCTCCGCCACCAACTTCCTCATGAAAAACGGCACCTCGGCACATTCCGCGCTCGAGATCAACGAGATGATCGAATACTACGGCGCTTACCTCAACCGTGGCGCCTTCCATGAAAACGCCACCTATACGCTGCACTGCCTCAGCAAGCACATCACCGAACTGCTGCCCACGCTCCAGGAAGTGATCCAGGACCCGGTGTTTCCGGAACAGGAACTGGCGATCTTCACCCAGAACATGAAGCAGAAGCTGGCCGTGAACCTGCAGAAAAGCGAGTTCGTCGCCAACCGGCACATCGATAAATACCTCTTCGGCGAATTCCATCCCTACGGCCGCGTGAGCAGCATGATGGCCTACGATGCGCTGCAGACCGAGAGTTTGCGCGGGTTTTATCAACAGCACTATACTTATAATAACTGCAAGATCTTCCTGGCGGGCAACTTGCCAGACAATATCATTCCGTTGCTGAACCAATATTTCGGCACCACGAAATGGAACGGCGAACGGCATAACCTCCGTCCGGAAATGCCGATCCTGCCGGCGGAAGAAAAGAAATACCGCATCTTCAACGATGAAAACGGCGTGCAGGGAAGCATCCGCGTGGCGAGAGCATTCCCGAACCGCTACCATCCCGATTTTCCGAAGATGCTGGTGCTGAACACCATATTCGGTGGATATTTCGGCTCGAGGTTGATGAGCAATATCCGCGAAGAAAAAGGCTATACGTACGGCATCCATTCGCAGCTCTACAATTTCAGGCAGGCGGGCGCACTCAACATCCAAACCGAAGCCGGACGGGATGTTTGCGAAAAAGCGATCGCGGAAATTTATCTTGAAATGAACCGGCTGCGCGAAGAACCGATCCCGGAGGAAGAACTGAGCCTGGTGCGGAATTTCATGATCGGATCTATCCTGGGCGACCTCGACGGCGCCTTCCAGGTGATCCAGCGGTGGAAAAACCTTATCCTCAACGATCTCGACGAAAATTACTTCTACAACAACATCCGTACGATCAAAACCATATCCGCGGAAGAGTTGCAGCAGATGGCACGCCTGTACCTGGTGCCGGAAGATTTTTATGAGCTGATCGTGATCTGA
- a CDS encoding GNAT family protein, whose amino-acid sequence MLEIPVNTEIRLRQLQTEDAPALFRLIHDSRKTLRRFLPWVDYNTSEEHSLRFIELMLQKADEQEAVAFGIWNNDALCGVIDLHGWDHILQKAEIGYWLGNVHQGKGIVTEACRGLVAYAFSTLRLNKLEVRFVLQNEKSAQIPIKLGFTREGILRESAKLHGQYVDMVVMGMLRHDWQKSRT is encoded by the coding sequence ATGCTAGAGATACCTGTCAACACCGAAATCCGGCTGCGCCAGCTGCAAACGGAAGATGCGCCGGCCCTGTTCCGGCTGATCCATGATTCCCGCAAAACGCTCAGGCGCTTTCTGCCCTGGGTCGATTACAATACCTCCGAAGAACATTCCCTCCGGTTCATCGAACTGATGCTCCAGAAGGCAGACGAGCAGGAAGCCGTCGCTTTCGGGATATGGAATAACGACGCGCTTTGCGGCGTGATCGACCTTCACGGCTGGGACCACATCCTCCAGAAAGCGGAGATCGGATACTGGCTCGGCAACGTCCACCAGGGGAAAGGCATCGTCACGGAAGCCTGTCGCGGCCTCGTAGCCTACGCTTTCTCGACCCTCCGGCTCAACAAACTGGAAGTCCGCTTCGTCCTCCAAAACGAAAAAAGCGCGCAAATACCCATTAAACTGGGCTTTACGCGCGAAGGCATTCTGCGGGAGAGCGCCAAGCTGCATGGGCAGTATGTTGACATGGTGGTGATGGGGATGTTGCGCCACGACTGGCAGAAATCCCGCACCTGA
- a CDS encoding phage holin family protein: MLGILIRILVTALAALLTAYLLPGVKLQDFTTALLLAIVLGLLNLIVKPILVILTLPVTVVTLGLFLLVINALIVLWASSLVKGFKVDNFWWALLFSVVLSLISSFMMSLGPEDRVD; encoded by the coding sequence ATGTTAGGAATTCTTATCCGGATCCTCGTGACGGCGCTCGCCGCACTGTTGACCGCGTACCTTTTACCGGGCGTCAAGCTCCAGGATTTTACGACGGCCCTGCTGCTTGCCATCGTGCTGGGTTTGCTCAACCTGATCGTAAAGCCTATCCTCGTCATCCTCACCCTACCCGTGACCGTGGTGACCCTCGGCCTTTTCCTGCTCGTGATCAACGCGCTGATCGTGCTGTGGGCCAGCAGCCTGGTGAAAGGCTTCAAGGTAGACAACTTCTGGTGGGCGCTCCTGTTCAGCGTGGTACTGTCGCTCATCAGCAGCTTCATGATGTCTCTCGGGCCCGAAGACCGTGTAGACTGA
- a CDS encoding pitrilysin family protein — protein MVHFSKFTLDNGLRVIVHEDATTPMAVVNVLYDVGARDEDPRQTGFAHLFEHLMFGGSVNIPEYDEPLQMAGGENNAYTTNDLTNYYIELPAENLETAFWLESDRMLSLAFSEKSLEVQRKVVVEEYKEHYINKPYGDVWHKMRELAYSTHPYRWMTIGKELKHIEDAKLEDVKSFFYRHYRPQNAILVVAGKVTEAQVKELAQKWFGDIPSGERYVRHLPQEPVQEAPHFLEIKSKVPLDALYKAYHMPSRIDPKYYAADLVSDVLSGGGSSRLHQVLVKEKKLFSNIECYHFGSLDAGLMAIEGKLVKGVKMKDAEKAVEEELDKLRNELISERELQKVKNRVESMLAFEDMGLLSRANNLAFYELIGDAADMNTEFAKYEAVTVADIQEQAKAIFSPANANTIHYYAGN, from the coding sequence ATGGTTCATTTTTCAAAGTTTACGCTGGATAACGGATTGCGCGTGATCGTGCATGAAGACGCCACCACGCCCATGGCGGTGGTCAATGTGCTGTACGATGTGGGCGCGAGGGACGAAGACCCGCGGCAGACCGGTTTCGCGCATTTATTCGAGCACCTCATGTTCGGCGGAAGCGTCAATATCCCTGAGTACGACGAGCCCCTGCAAATGGCGGGCGGCGAAAACAACGCATACACGACCAACGACCTTACCAATTACTACATAGAACTGCCCGCCGAAAACCTCGAAACGGCATTCTGGCTGGAAAGCGACCGCATGCTTTCCCTGGCGTTCTCCGAAAAATCGCTCGAAGTACAGCGGAAAGTGGTTGTCGAAGAATACAAGGAACATTACATCAACAAACCTTACGGCGACGTTTGGCATAAAATGCGCGAACTGGCCTACTCCACGCATCCCTACCGTTGGATGACCATCGGCAAGGAGCTGAAGCATATCGAAGACGCGAAGCTGGAAGACGTGAAATCGTTCTTCTACCGCCATTACCGCCCGCAGAACGCGATCCTCGTGGTGGCGGGCAAGGTGACGGAAGCGCAGGTAAAGGAGCTGGCCCAGAAATGGTTCGGCGACATTCCCAGCGGCGAGCGGTACGTCCGCCATCTGCCGCAGGAGCCCGTGCAGGAAGCGCCGCATTTCCTGGAGATCAAGTCGAAAGTGCCGCTGGACGCGCTGTACAAGGCGTACCACATGCCTTCCCGCATCGATCCGAAGTATTATGCGGCCGACCTCGTGAGCGATGTGCTCAGCGGCGGAGGTTCCTCGCGCCTGCACCAGGTATTGGTAAAGGAAAAGAAACTCTTCAGCAACATCGAATGCTATCACTTCGGCAGTTTAGACGCAGGCCTGATGGCCATCGAAGGCAAGCTGGTGAAGGGCGTGAAGATGAAAGACGCGGAAAAAGCCGTGGAAGAAGAACTGGACAAACTCCGCAACGAGCTCATCTCCGAGCGGGAATTGCAGAAAGTGAAGAACCGCGTGGAAAGCATGCTGGCTTTCGAAGACATGGGGCTGCTGTCGCGCGCCAACAACCTCGCATTCTATGAACTGATCGGCGATGCCGCCGATATGAATACGGAGTTCGCCAAATACGAGGCGGTAACCGTGGCCGACATCCAGGAGCAGGCGAAGGCGATCTTCTCTCCCGCCAACGCCAACACGATCCATTATTACGCAGGAAATTAA
- a CDS encoding outer membrane beta-barrel protein, with the protein MKKIRQICLLTIWLVLGIATASRAQLREFRVTGRITDQATREALPNAPVALLGKDSVTAAHAVTDSLGRFTLTATQRGSLRLVIAYMGYTQYTRELQVSDTVTSISAGTIAMAPKGINLARIDVEGFRQPITLKEDTIEYNAGSFKTKENAVVEELLKKLPGITVERDGTIKAGGETVSKVLVDGKPFFGNDPKMATRNLPADILEKVQLIDQKSEQAQFTGIPDGQTQKVLNFTVKENKRRGFFGRATAGYGTDNRFSGNANVNAFRKEKQYSFIGSANNTNGTSNPEGGLGNMGGTSGISRNWFGGIQYNNSTSNRLKVNGSYHINDGRTETESNGSRQNIFRKDSSSYVQDMNNGFNSATTHNMNMRLEGEIDSFYSFIVTPNVMYSNNDSYSQRFSTTLNNDRDTVNTNRSSGITSSKTPNISTSALLRRKFRKKGRTLSANLTYNYSNSDVTNFNEAYTRFTANGQSRLDTIDQKVQSENTSRLFNIRLAYTEPVFRNRFLEVNYTYNNGLSSSDRYTWDRSKPGGEYDQLNDSLTNHFNNITEYHQAGLNLRTEKLKYNYTIGFNVQRNMLESRNLTKGETIAQTTTNFSPTAQFAYNFSQNKRFKMTYRGNTSQPSLDQLQPVPDLSNPLLIRLGNPDLKPSFQNMVNISYNTFNKENYRSWFLGMTGVANLNKIVNSTTLRQDGVQVTQPVNLNGSYNLNAFSVIGLPLDKSQKAAFNFTTEAGYRKEPSLVNGAKNFANNLTLGQVVNFNYSMQDKYYLGTEARVTFNDASFSASPQNNAKYFNYDLSLDAAVTLPWDVAVNAQTLYTATTGRGEGFDQQFTRINASIAKTFLPRRQGVLRLHVYDLLNQSVSVNRTVADNYIEDTRNMVLRRYFMLSFTWIFNRFGGQNGAPRPRSSADGPEKSYLPPKSERMTEGYSGTLLFKKLGIRENTRLRPLHAPPHYRELLAGMPPTAEIVQRGAEVIHAFYLEKSLLEKELPELANEIPKNGSIWVSWPKKSSRIPSDVSENVVRDVALGLGLVDVKVCAVDAGWSALKLVWRLSNR; encoded by the coding sequence ATGAAGAAGATCCGTCAGATATGCCTGTTGACCATATGGCTGGTGCTCGGGATTGCCACCGCATCCCGCGCCCAGCTCCGCGAATTCCGCGTAACCGGCCGCATTACCGACCAGGCTACCCGCGAAGCGCTCCCTAATGCCCCCGTGGCCCTGCTGGGCAAGGATTCCGTGACGGCCGCCCATGCCGTGACGGACTCCCTCGGGCGGTTTACCCTCACAGCTACCCAGCGGGGCTCCCTGCGCCTGGTGATCGCTTACATGGGATACACGCAATATACCCGCGAGCTCCAGGTGTCGGATACCGTTACCTCCATTTCAGCAGGAACCATCGCTATGGCGCCGAAAGGCATCAACCTCGCGCGGATCGATGTGGAAGGGTTCCGACAACCGATTACCCTGAAAGAAGACACCATCGAATACAACGCCGGATCGTTCAAAACAAAGGAAAACGCCGTGGTGGAAGAACTGCTGAAAAAATTACCGGGTATCACCGTGGAGCGCGATGGTACCATCAAAGCCGGTGGCGAAACGGTTTCAAAAGTGTTGGTGGACGGGAAGCCCTTCTTCGGCAACGATCCTAAAATGGCCACGCGCAACCTCCCCGCGGATATCCTGGAAAAAGTGCAGCTCATCGACCAGAAAAGCGAACAGGCACAGTTTACGGGCATCCCCGACGGTCAAACGCAAAAGGTGCTGAACTTCACCGTGAAGGAAAACAAGCGCAGAGGGTTTTTCGGGCGGGCAACGGCAGGTTACGGCACCGATAATCGATTCTCCGGCAACGCCAACGTCAACGCATTCCGGAAAGAAAAACAGTATTCCTTCATCGGCAGCGCCAACAACACCAACGGCACCAGCAATCCCGAAGGCGGATTGGGCAACATGGGAGGAACATCGGGCATCTCCCGGAATTGGTTCGGCGGAATTCAATATAATAACAGCACGTCGAACAGGCTCAAGGTGAACGGCAGTTACCACATCAACGACGGGCGGACGGAAACGGAATCCAACGGCAGCCGCCAGAATATTTTCCGGAAAGATTCATCGAGTTATGTGCAGGATATGAATAATGGCTTCAACTCTGCCACCACACATAATATGAATATGCGGCTGGAAGGCGAGATCGATTCATTCTACTCCTTCATCGTAACGCCGAACGTGATGTATTCCAACAACGATAGTTACTCCCAACGCTTCAGCACCACGCTCAATAATGACCGGGATACCGTCAATACCAACCGCAGCAGCGGGATCACTTCGTCCAAAACGCCTAACATTTCCACCAGCGCCCTGCTTCGCCGGAAATTCAGGAAAAAAGGACGGACGCTCAGCGCCAACCTGACGTACAACTACAGCAACAGCGACGTCACCAATTTCAACGAAGCCTATACCCGCTTCACGGCAAATGGACAGTCGCGGCTAGATACGATCGATCAAAAAGTACAATCCGAAAATACGTCCAGGCTGTTCAATATACGCCTCGCTTATACCGAACCTGTTTTCCGCAACCGGTTCCTGGAGGTCAATTATACGTACAATAACGGCCTGAGCTCGTCTGACCGCTACACATGGGACCGCAGCAAGCCCGGCGGGGAATACGATCAGCTGAACGATAGCCTTACCAATCATTTCAACAACATCACGGAGTACCACCAGGCGGGCCTCAACCTGCGGACGGAAAAGCTGAAATACAACTATACCATCGGCTTCAACGTGCAGCGGAATATGCTGGAAAGCCGGAACCTGACGAAAGGGGAAACGATTGCCCAGACAACCACCAACTTCTCGCCCACGGCCCAATTCGCGTATAATTTTTCGCAGAACAAACGGTTTAAGATGACGTACCGGGGCAATACCTCCCAGCCCTCGCTCGACCAGTTGCAACCCGTTCCCGATCTCTCGAACCCGCTGCTGATCCGGCTGGGGAACCCCGACCTGAAGCCTTCTTTCCAAAACATGGTCAACATTTCCTACAATACGTTCAACAAGGAGAATTACCGCAGCTGGTTTTTGGGGATGACGGGGGTGGCCAATCTCAACAAGATCGTGAACAGTACCACGCTCCGGCAAGACGGGGTGCAGGTAACGCAGCCGGTAAACCTGAATGGGAGCTACAATCTGAATGCGTTTTCGGTGATCGGCCTTCCGCTGGACAAATCCCAGAAAGCCGCCTTCAACTTCACGACGGAAGCGGGTTACCGCAAAGAGCCAAGTCTTGTGAACGGCGCCAAGAATTTCGCCAACAACCTGACTTTGGGGCAAGTGGTGAACTTCAACTATTCGATGCAAGACAAATATTATCTGGGTACGGAAGCCAGGGTAACGTTCAACGACGCCAGCTTTTCCGCGAGCCCGCAGAACAATGCGAAATACTTCAATTACGATCTCAGCCTCGATGCGGCGGTTACCCTGCCCTGGGATGTGGCGGTGAACGCGCAGACGCTGTATACCGCTACAACGGGCCGTGGAGAAGGGTTTGATCAGCAGTTTACCCGCATCAACGCGTCTATCGCCAAAACATTCCTGCCCCGGCGCCAGGGCGTGCTGCGGTTGCATGTGTACGACCTGCTGAACCAAAGCGTGAGCGTGAACCGGACGGTGGCCGACAACTATATCGAAGACACCCGGAATATGGTGCTCCGCCGCTATTTCATGCTTTCCTTCACCTGGATTTTCAACCGGTTCGGCGGGCAAAACGGCGCTCCCCGCCCCCGATCATCCGCTGACGGCCCGGAAAAATCCTACCTTCCCCCGAAATCTGAACGCATGACCGAAGGTTATTCCGGCACTCTGCTCTTCAAAAAACTCGGCATCCGCGAAAACACAAGGTTGCGGCCGCTGCACGCGCCTCCCCATTACCGGGAGCTGCTGGCCGGGATGCCGCCCACCGCGGAGATCGTGCAGAGGGGTGCAGAGGTCATTCATGCGTTTTACCTGGAAAAATCTTTGCTGGAAAAGGAATTGCCGGAACTGGCGAACGAAATCCCGAAAAACGGCAGCATTTGGGTAAGCTGGCCGAAAAAATCTTCCCGGATACCCTCAGACGTGTCGGAAAACGTGGTCCGGGATGTGGCCCTGGGGTTGGGGCTGGTAGATGTAAAGGTCTGCGCCGTAGACGCGGGCTGGTCTGCCCTTAAGCTCGTCTGGCGTCTTTCAAATCGTTAA
- a CDS encoding hydroxypyruvate isomerase family protein produces the protein MTTPSSRRDAIKKVATMALAGTALSSLSERVSAHESAVGTALKGKVNHSVCAWCYGGIPLETLSQAARDMGIKSIEIISPEQFETIKKYDLTCAMVGSISKDWGISRGWNRKEHHAPLVEFYRDLIDKTSAAGFTNLICFSGNRNGLSDEQGIINCAEGLKQVIGYAEKKKVTLVMELLNSKVDHKDYQCDHTKWGVELCKAVGSDRFKLLYDIYHMQIMEGDVIRTIRENQQFIAHYHTGGVPGRNEIDETQELFYPAIMQAVVDTGFKGFVAQEFVPKRPDKLASLRQGVQICDV, from the coding sequence ATGACAACACCTTCATCCCGCAGAGATGCGATCAAAAAAGTAGCGACTATGGCACTGGCCGGCACAGCCCTTTCCTCCCTCAGCGAGCGTGTTTCCGCACACGAAAGCGCCGTGGGCACCGCCCTCAAAGGCAAAGTGAACCACTCCGTTTGCGCCTGGTGTTACGGCGGCATTCCGCTGGAAACCCTCAGCCAGGCAGCCCGCGACATGGGCATCAAAAGCATCGAGATCATTTCGCCCGAACAATTCGAGACCATCAAGAAGTACGACCTCACCTGTGCGATGGTGGGCTCTATTTCCAAAGACTGGGGCATTTCCCGGGGCTGGAACCGGAAAGAGCATCATGCGCCGCTGGTGGAATTCTACCGCGACCTGATCGATAAAACCTCGGCGGCCGGGTTCACCAATCTCATCTGCTTCTCCGGCAATCGCAACGGCCTCAGCGACGAGCAGGGGATCATCAACTGCGCAGAAGGCCTCAAACAGGTGATCGGTTATGCCGAAAAGAAAAAAGTGACGCTGGTGATGGAACTGCTCAACAGCAAGGTAGACCACAAAGATTACCAGTGCGATCATACCAAGTGGGGCGTGGAGCTCTGCAAGGCCGTGGGGTCAGACCGCTTCAAGCTGCTCTACGACATTTACCACATGCAGATCATGGAGGGCGACGTAATCCGCACCATCCGGGAAAACCAGCAATTCATAGCGCATTACCATACCGGCGGCGTGCCGGGGCGCAACGAGATCGACGAAACCCAGGAACTCTTCTACCCCGCCATCATGCAGGCTGTAGTGGATACCGGTTTCAAAGGTTTTGTGGCGCAGGAGTTTGTGCCCAAGCGGCCAGACAAGCTGGCGTCTCTCCGCCAGGGCGTTCAGATTTGTGACGTGTAA